A window of Mycolicibacterium holsaticum DSM 44478 = JCM 12374 genomic DNA:
TGGCAGCCCCCAGTTGGGCGTAGTGGTACAGCCACAAGGCGAGCCCGAGGAACGGCTGGGAGAACTCGGTCACGGTCATGTCGTCGAATTGGACGATCGCGGCGGGCACCGCCACCTCGGCGGACAGGCCCGCGGCCATCAGCGCCAAGAACACCGTGCCGCCGATGATCGCGGTGAACACCGCACCGGTGGGGCCGGCGGCTGACCGTAGCGTCGCGGTCAGCACCCCGAGGAACAGCACGCCGAACAAGATGTGCAGGAGCGGCAGCGTGCCGTTGGCGGTGAGAAACGATGCGGCGCTGTCGAAGTAGGCCTGCACCCGGTTGGGATCGTCGGGCGTTTCCGGAGACCCGGCCAGATAGGCGGGCACGATCACCACCGCCGACGCGATCCCGCACAGCCCGCCGAGTCGTATCGTTCCGCTTCCCATCGAAGCACTCCTCTACTCGAAAAGGCCGGGCTGGCCCAGCCCGCTGACCCCGCTCGGTGGAGTCAAGCCCAGGTGCGTCCACGCCGCAGGCGTGGCCACCCGGCCCCGCGGGGTGCGCGCGATCATGCCGGCCCGCACCAGAAACGGCTCGCAGACCTCCTCGACCGTGGCGGCTTCCTCGCCCACCGCGACGGCCAGCGTGGACACCCCGACCGGGCCGCCACCGAAACTCCTTGTCAACGCGGACAATACCGCCCGGTCGAGCCGGTCCAGGCCGAGCTCGTCGACGTCGTACACCTCCAGCGCCGCCTTGGCGATATCCCTGGTGATGACCCCGTCGGCCCGCACCTCGGCGTAGTCGCGAACCCGGCGCAGCAGCCGGTTGGCGATGCGCGGTGTTCCGCGGGAGCGACGGGCGATCTCGGCCCCCGCGTCGGCACCCAGTTCGATTCCGAGGATGCCCGCCGAGCGGCCCAGCACCAACTCGAGCTCGGCCGGTTCGTAGAAGTCCATGTGGGCGGTGAAGCCGAACCGGTCCCGCAGCGGCCCGGTCAACGCGCCCGAGCGGGTGGTGGCGCCGACGAGCGTGAACGGTGCCACCTCCAACGGAATCGACGTCGCCCCAGGGCCTTTGCCGACGACCACGTCGACGCGGAAGTCCTCCATCGCCAGGTACAGCATCTCCTCGGCCGGCCGGGCGATGCGGTGGATCTCGTCGATGAACAACACGTCGTGCTCGACGAGGTTGGACAGCATCGCCGCCAGGTCCCCCGCGCGTTCCAGCGCGGGCCCAGACGTGACCCGCAGCGACGAGCCGAGTTCGGCGGCGATGATCATCGCCAGCGATGTCTTGCCCAGCCCGGGCGGACCGGACAGCAGGATGTGATCGGGTGTGCCGCCGCGGTTCTTGGCGCCCTCGATGACCAACTGCAGTTGTTCGCGCACCCGGTGCTGGCCGATGAACTCGCCGAGCGAGCGCGGCCGCAGGCTGGCGTCGATGTCGCCCTCCCCGACGGTCAGCGCCGGG
This region includes:
- the ruvB gene encoding Holliday junction branch migration DNA helicase RuvB, with the protein product MSRFDDPDLSDDPDEREVSPALTVGEGDIDASLRPRSLGEFIGQHRVREQLQLVIEGAKNRGGTPDHILLSGPPGLGKTSLAMIIAAELGSSLRVTSGPALERAGDLAAMLSNLVEHDVLFIDEIHRIARPAEEMLYLAMEDFRVDVVVGKGPGATSIPLEVAPFTLVGATTRSGALTGPLRDRFGFTAHMDFYEPAELELVLGRSAGILGIELGADAGAEIARRSRGTPRIANRLLRRVRDYAEVRADGVITRDIAKAALEVYDVDELGLDRLDRAVLSALTRSFGGGPVGVSTLAVAVGEEAATVEEVCEPFLVRAGMIARTPRGRVATPAAWTHLGLTPPSGVSGLGQPGLFE